The DNA segment TCGTAATCATTCGATGATAACGCGAGAAACCTTTAACGTGTCGTTCGGTGAAGCGGTGATAGTCAGATCGCATGACACTCGTTGAGTACATCGCCGACCTGCTCGCGACGTCCCGACGATCGCCCTCGGCGCCGGAGCGGCGGGAGTCGTCCCGCGTCGTCGGGCCCGTCTCAGAACCCAGAACGGCGCGATCCGGTGGGCCGGACGACGATCCGGAGTCGACGATCGTCTACGAGTGTCGGCGCTGCGGGACGACGGTTTCCTCCGAAACCTCCGCGTGTCCACGCTGTGAGCGGGGTACGATAGCCGCCTATCCGGTCTCCTGACGCGGAGATCGGGATCTCGGTCAGAATTCGTCCCTCGTCACGGCGCCATGGTGAGCAGTCGGAGTCCGACGCCGAGCGTGCGTATCGGCGGTGTCGAGCGCAACGGGGAGGACGTGGCTGGGAGCCCGGATTTGGCTGTGCCACGATCGAACGTGATCACACGCGGGTCTCGAAGTAAGTCGTCGTCGACCACGAGATTTCGGCCCCATTCCGTCGCGCGACATCGGACAGTGGTCGTCACCCGACCCCTCTCGTCGTCTCGTGACGACCGATCGTCGTCAGGTCTCAGGTGATGGTCGATCGCGCATTCTCCGTTCATCGTGCGTCGAGGCGCGCACGAAGCGAGTGACGATTCGTCCCCTCGCGGGAGCCGTCACCGAGGGTCAGCACGTGGTGGTGGGTCCCCTCCAGGTCGAGCGCGTTGCGTCCGTCGAGGACGACGAGCGGATCGACCGCCTCCCAGTCGATCGTCCTGAAGGCCGTGTGCGGGGTCACGACGACGATCGCGTCGAGATCGGCGTCGGGGAGACCCGCCATCGGCAGTGGCGAGATACCGAGGTCGTCCGGGTCGACGAGCGGATCGGTCGCGACGACGGATGCGCCGCGGGCCCGCAGTCGATCCACGACGTCGAGCGCAGGCGCGTGTCGAAGCTCCGGAATCCCCGGACGGTACGTCAACCCGAGGACGGCGACGGTCGCGTTCTCGAGGTCTGTGCCGACGGCGTCGAGTTCTCTGCCGAGTCGGTCGACGACGACGGCCGGCATTCGGTCGTTGACCCGCCTCGCGGTCGCCGTCAGCGGGGTGTCGACGTCGATCTGGCCCATCAGGAAGTGTGGATAGTTCGGGATACAGTGGCCGCCGACGCCCGGGCCAGGATCGTGAATGTCACAGACCGGCAGCTGGTTCGCGGTCTCGATCGCCTCGAGGACGGAGATTTCGAGATCGTCACTGGTCCGGGCGAGCTCGTTCGCGAGCGCGATGTTGACGTCGCGGTAGATTCCCTCGAAGACCTTGACGGCTTCCGCGGTCGTGGCGTCGGCAACCGTCGTCACGCCAGCGGCGTTCACGGGTTCGTACAGTGTCGACGCGGCGCGGGTACTCGCCGCATCGATGCCCCCGACGACCTTGGGGTACTGACCGCGGATGTCTCGGAGCGCCGTGCCGGACGACGTTCGTTCCGGACACACGGCGACGCCGAACGAGCCGCGATCGAGTCCGGTCGCTGATTCGAGCGTCGGGGTCACGACGTCCCTGGCGGTTCGCGGCGGGACCGTCGATTCGAGGACGACCAGGTCGCCCGGGTCGAGTCCGGCCGCGATATCCTCGAGGACTGCCTCGACGGTCGAGAGATCCGGTTCGTGATCGTCACCCACCAGCGTCGGGACGATGACGACGTGTACGGTCGCGTTCGCGGCGGCCGCCGGCCCGTCGGTGGTGGCCGACAGTCGACCCGCGTCGACCTGGTCCGTGACGAGTGGATCCAATCCGGGTTCGTCGACGTGTGCGTCGCCAGCGGACACGCTCGCGACCACCTCCGGATCGACGTCGACACCGGTGACGCGCACTCCGGTATCGGCGAAGACCGCGGCGAGCGGGAGCCCCATCTTGCCGAGTCCGTAGACTGCGAGCGGTATCGCTCCGCCGGTGAGCGCCTCCCGTTCCACCCGGTTCGAGACGCCGCTGTCGTAGAGGCGGTGGCACGCGGCGTCGGTCACTTCGGACTCACCTCGATGTCCGTCTCTCCCGACACGAGTCGGTCGATCTCGCGAACCGTCTCGAGGGCGCGGAGACCGTCGGCCGCCGTCACCGCCGGTTCGATGCCCGTCGTGACCGCGGACACGAAGGACTCGAGTTCCACGCGGAGTGGTTCGCGATTTTTCACCTCCGGCCGCTCGATGACGCTCTCGTGGCGGTACCGACGGCCGCCGTTTCCGGAGACGAACTCGGGGAACGAGTCAC comes from the Halovivax cerinus genome and includes:
- a CDS encoding nucleotide sugar dehydrogenase, encoding MTDAACHRLYDSGVSNRVEREALTGGAIPLAVYGLGKMGLPLAAVFADTGVRVTGVDVDPEVVASVSAGDAHVDEPGLDPLVTDQVDAGRLSATTDGPAAAANATVHVVIVPTLVGDDHEPDLSTVEAVLEDIAAGLDPGDLVVLESTVPPRTARDVVTPTLESATGLDRGSFGVAVCPERTSSGTALRDIRGQYPKVVGGIDAASTRAASTLYEPVNAAGVTTVADATTAEAVKVFEGIYRDVNIALANELARTSDDLEISVLEAIETANQLPVCDIHDPGPGVGGHCIPNYPHFLMGQIDVDTPLTATARRVNDRMPAVVVDRLGRELDAVGTDLENATVAVLGLTYRPGIPELRHAPALDVVDRLRARGASVVATDPLVDPDDLGISPLPMAGLPDADLDAIVVVTPHTAFRTIDWEAVDPLVVLDGRNALDLEGTHHHVLTLGDGSREGTNRHSLRARLDAR